The Blastocatellia bacterium genome contains the following window.
GCATAGGGGCGTCTCTTTTTATTTCGTGGATGCCCCGGAGTACTTCGATCGCCCAGGGATTTACGGCCCAAATCCGAACGAGGAGTATCCCGATAATGTCGAACGCTACGCCTTCTTCTCGCGCGCAGTGATCGAGTGGGCGCGGCGTCTGAATCCCCCTCCCGATCTCATTCATTGCAACGATTGGCAGACGGGGTTCATCCCGCTCTATCTTCGGACGACGTATCGTGAAGACCCGCATTTTCAGAGGACGAAGACGCTCTTCACGATTCACAACATCGGCTATCAGGGGCTCTTCTCGCCGATGCTTCTGGAACGGTTCGGGTTGAGTCCAGAGATCTATCGAACCGAAGGGGGGATCGAGTTCTACGGCCAGGCGAGCGCCATGAAGGCCGGGATTGTCTTCTCGACAGCGATTTCGACGGTGAGTCGGAAGTACGCCGAGGAGATCCAAACGCCGGAGTACGGCTACGGTTTGGACGGGTTGCTGCGAGCGCATGCCGCGCGGCTCGTCGGCATTCTCAATGGCGTGGACTACGAGGAGTGGAATCCGGCCACCGATCCGTTCATCGCCGCGCGATACTCGATGGAGGACCTGCGTGGGAAACGCCTCTGCAAGGCCGATCTCCTGCGGACGATGGGGTTGCCGGAAGATCTCGAGCGCCCAGTGATCGGTTCGATCTCTCGATTGGTCGCGCAGAAGGGATTCGATCTGGTGCGCGAGGCAGCCAACGGCCTCCTGCGGGCTGGTGTCGTGTATGTCCTGCTCGGATCGGGAGCGCGCGAGTTGGAGGAGTTCTTTCGGGAATGGCAACGCGCTCATCCGGATCGCGTCGGCGTCTATGTGGGATTCCACAATGAATTGGCGCATAAGATCGAAGCCGGTGCCGACATGTTCCTGATGCCCTCACGATATGAGCCGTGTGGCCTGAATCAGATTTACAGCTTGAAGTACGGCACGGTCCCCATCGTCCGCGCGACCGGCGGGCTCGACGATACGATCGAGCCCTTCGATCCAGCGACGCGATCGGGGAATGGATTCAAGTTCGTCGAGTATCGGGCCGATCATTTGCTCGCGGCCGTCGAGCGCGCATTGCAGGTTTATGCCGATCCATCGCTGTGGCGAGCCTGCATGGAGAACGGCATGCGCGCCGATTTCTCTTGGGATCGTTCGGCTGCACAATATCGAGAGCTGTACGAGCGGGTGATCCGCGGGGACGGGCCCTTCGGGGAGCCCGCATGACAGGTGAGGAAACGTTCGGTTGGAAGGGAGGAGAATATGGCGGGAAACGTCATCGAAGTCACCGATGCCACGTTTCGGACGGAAGTCTTGGAGTCGCCCATCCCTGTGCTCGTGGATTTCTGGGCCATTTGGTGCGCGCCCTGTCGGGCGATCGCTCCAACGGTGGAACAGATCGCTGAAGAGTACGCCGGGCGCCTCAAGGTCGCGAAGTTGAACGTGGATGAAAATCCCCTGACGCCGAGCCGGTATGGGATCCAAGGGATCCCCACGCTGGTCCTCTTCAAAGATGGGGAGGAGAAGGATCGCATCATCGGCGTGACGGCCAAGGAGAACATCGTCCGCATGTTCGCGCCCTATCTGGGAGGGATATGAGGAACGTCGTCGTCGTCGGTGCCCAGTGGGGCGACGAGGGGAAGGGGAAGATCGTCGATTGGCTGGCGGCGCATTTCGACATCATCGCCCGGTATCAAGGGGGACATAACGCTGGGCATACGGTTCGAGTCGGGGGGCGCCGCTTCGTCTTACATCTCATCCCGTCGGGGATCCTCCGAGATGGAAAGGTGTGCGTCATCGGCAATGGCGTCGTCGTGGATCCCGAAGCCTTGCTCGAAGAGATGGCGATGCTCCGACGCGAAGGGATCTCGGTGACGCCCGAGCGATTGCTCGTCAGCCACCGCGCGCACGTCATCTTACCGTATCATCGCGCTCTGGAAGCTGTGGTGGAGCGACACCTGGGAGAACGGCGCGTGGGGACGACGATGCGTGGCATCGGACCGGCGTATGAGTTCAAATATGGGCGGCGCGGCCTGCGCATGGACGATCTCTGCGAGCCCCAGCGCTTGCGTGA
Protein-coding sequences here:
- the glgA gene encoding glycogen synthase GlgA, with translation MRERLQVIFAASEATPYAKTGGLADVAGALPRALAKLGVEVKVILPRYRGERAGAVGRCVDERVDVPFAFGTKTVAIYADEHRGVSFYFVDAPEYFDRPGIYGPNPNEEYPDNVERYAFFSRAVIEWARRLNPPPDLIHCNDWQTGFIPLYLRTTYREDPHFQRTKTLFTIHNIGYQGLFSPMLLERFGLSPEIYRTEGGIEFYGQASAMKAGIVFSTAISTVSRKYAEEIQTPEYGYGLDGLLRAHAARLVGILNGVDYEEWNPATDPFIAARYSMEDLRGKRLCKADLLRTMGLPEDLERPVIGSISRLVAQKGFDLVREAANGLLRAGVVYVLLGSGARELEEFFREWQRAHPDRVGVYVGFHNELAHKIEAGADMFLMPSRYEPCGLNQIYSLKYGTVPIVRATGGLDDTIEPFDPATRSGNGFKFVEYRADHLLAAVERALQVYADPSLWRACMENGMRADFSWDRSAAQYRELYERVIRGDGPFGEPA
- the trxA gene encoding thioredoxin; translation: MAGNVIEVTDATFRTEVLESPIPVLVDFWAIWCAPCRAIAPTVEQIAEEYAGRLKVAKLNVDENPLTPSRYGIQGIPTLVLFKDGEEKDRIIGVTAKENIVRMFAPYLGGI